The genomic DNA CCATTCTGGAAGTTGATCAAAAGGCAGCTCTTTGCCTTCACTGACCATTGTAAGACCGTCCGAGGTGGCTCGTGCGTCggaaatataaataaatggaTGCGGTGGATACTCGACTGTGGTCTCAAGAGCCAGTTTcttatcttcttctgataaCAGATCAAATGCATTGGCTCCAGAAACAAACGCGGTAGCAGCCTGGCTCACTTCGAACTCCTCGCCAGTGTCTTCATATCGGATTCTCTGTCGTTTAGTGGCTGGTGGAACGTGGATTCCTAGCAATGTAGTAGCCACTGGAGGTGACAATCCGTATAAAGCGGCGTCAATATGCCATCGGTAGTATCTGGTGTATCCAGCAtcctgttcttctttcGATAGAACGTTCTTGTGGAATGTATTATGTGTAGGATGGGTCAATGTGAACTTATCCAATCCACAATGGTTAGTCATTTCTCCCTGACCAAGGATCTGGACTTGTGGTACTGTAGGAACTGAAACTCCATCTTTGCGAAGAACACTCTTCTCATTCCTGAACTCTTTGGAATGGCCATAATTGCCTGCACAAGTGGGATCAAACCGTTTGGTCAGTTCATACTGAGACTCCGGAGCCAGCTCAGCCTGGTCCTTAATAACCACTACCAAATAAGTCTGAAGCGCCTTTTTCAACGTTTCGAAATCTTTGTCGCCCAATTTCGACGGATCTTTAACACCTTCTGGCAGTTCAATCACTGCACCCAATGGAGCTCCTGGCAATGGGTGCACTTTCAATTCAGTAGGACCCCCTGTCACTGTAGAGATGATCTCCGATGCTGTAGCTGTAGCAGTAGCGACACTCATTGCAAATCagatcaaaatcaagaagaccacaaaaaaaataatatataatccagtaaaaaatataaatatcaaccGTCAAATCAGTAAATTCACACTGAATAAATCGATATCGTATACAGATCAAACCAAACTAGTTCCTTCGACGCCCTTTTATACCCGTCGTCGTCCTCGACCATGTGCTAATCTGCATCCCTTATCTCCACCGGCATGCCGCGGCGCCCTCCCCCGACGGCCACCCTCCGGGTCCTCACGGGCACTCTCTGGGCCTCTTTAGACCCACCGGGCATCCCTCCGGCCTACTGTCACCGCGCAAAACTGAACTCCAGGGGCtggggtcgtgcctccggcggctggggctccgccccagaccccgtggctcctgcttcgcaggagattgcgtGGGGTTCCCCTGTTCACTGCCGTTTCTGGCCGATTTTCTGCCCTTTTTTGGTGTTAGCTGTCACTGGAAACTGGCCAACGTTcacagtttttttttttgcgtTTCCAGTTTCTACAACATTCGCAGTTGTTAGGGGTCCCTGAAAACTCCTCACCGATATCGGGCTCTTCCTGCCGTCACTCCACAGAAAAACCTCCTCCGTCCCCaaccatctcctgcgaagcaggagccacggggtctggggcggagccccagccgccagaggcacaCACCCCCCTGTAAAAGTCCCCCCTGGATTCCCCTGAgtatgcagggtctggtgAGCCGCAGGAAGCAATATGATCGGCAGTAAACAAATAGGCCCGTGAACATGCCAAGTGTGGGAAGTTAAgtgaaaaaagaagagaaagatgAGTTCGGCCGGCAAGTCTGTTGAGCCTGTGACGGTGGAGTCGTTGAAGGTCGAGGTTGAAAAACTGGCAACCCAGGTCAGGAAAAATACGAATGCTATTATTGACACGGGCCGCCATGTGCTCAGTATTCAGATTGAACATGAGAAGCAGTTGCTAGCTAAAGAAGGTCTCTCTGAAACCCGTGAAgttgctactggtactggcaGTGGTGtaactggtgctggtggtgctggtagtTCAGTGATAGATTCAAAATCGTacagagaaagaaaacgTGACATTGATTTGGATTCGGATGACGAAGTGGACGACCGGGGAGCTGGTCGCAGTGGAGGCCAGGGAGGGTCGAATGACGCTATTACTTCAGAAGATATCGTTGATCTGGTGACAGAATTACAGGGCCAGCTGGATATGCTCGACGAGCGGTCGGTCAGACGGACTGCTAATGCGTTTGTGGCAGCCGAGTCGGATCCTATAGCCCCTCTACCGGGTCGCGACGGCGAGTTCCCAGCCGAAACCGAATCATTTCCAGCCACTCTGGGCGAGTTTAAGGCCCTGGACACGAGCCAAGTCGAGTTCTGGCTGAAATGGTACGAACTGCTGCCACccgacgaagaagaactggCTCAACTGCTCGACCGAGCCGGTGCTACCCTCGAAGACGTCGGCCAACCAGCGTCCACAGCCCCTAAACCAGAACCCTCTATCGACGAAACCAACGCCAATTTCGACTCTCTGGCACGTTTTCTCGGTATCCGGGCTCGCAGGACGAAGGGTGTTTGGTAGACGGGGgactgtgcctccggcggctggggctccgccccagaccccgttgctcctgcttcgcaggagttttcgtGCGAGATCCCCCCAAgtaccgactcgagcgaagcgagaggagcagcggggtctggggcggagccccagccgccggaggcagagcgGCCCCAATGTGTATAAGGAAATGCTAATATTACTATTTATACAGTTCAGGCGGTCGAGGGTCGGTCGTAgggtttttgtttgtgaCGGGGCGGGCCGTAGGGAGTTCTGCCGGGAGGGCCTCGTTTGAAGGGGGGTTGTTGTTTGGGCTCGGGTCGGCGTTGTTTGGATTCGACTGCAGACCTGCTTTGGCCGAGAGATTCGGCAAGAGCGTCTTCCTGCTGTTTGACGAGACTCCACCACTCGAATCGTCGACGGACGTACTTCTCGAGCTCCCAGTTCTTCCATACCAGCTTTCCGTAGATCGAGTTCTTGACAGTAGTGGCGTCGTTGACGAGCTGGTCGGCAATGCGTTCGCGGAAATGCTTCAGTTTGAAGGTGTATTTCCACATGGCATCCACAATGTGTGAAGCATAGGCGTTGCATGCGAGATCCACGACGTTGGTGGTCAGATTGTTGAGCAGTCGACGACGGACAATGATATCTACTTCGGGAAGGAGACAGCTTTGTAGGACGTGCGAGAAGATCGAGTGTTTGGTCACCTGGATCAGCTTCTCCTCGGGCAGGTCAATGAACCCTTCAGAAATGTCTTTCAGGAATTCAGGCGAAAATGCAATAAGAGATTCAACAAATAATGCTCTGTGTCGTTCTTCGGCAGTGGGCCAGTCTTGGTCTCGTGTGTTGCCGAGAGTCGAGCCTTCGAGTTTGAGAAGCTTTTCTAAGAACTCGCTACTGTTGGTACATGAATACTTGTTCTTAATCACAGTAGCCAGGTCCTTGACTTTGTATCCGTGTGACGATGCCGATGACAGAACGGCCTTGACAATTAGTAAATTGTTGGAGTTGATGAGAATGTCCAGAACTGGGACGGCACAGTCGATAATCTCCTTGCTCTGAACAGGGGGGagtttcttcaaaagagcTGGGAATATAAAGTTGGCAACACTGTCTCTTTTGATGAGCTTGTCTAATCGGTGCTGGATATATTGCACATAGAGACGGTTGACTGTTGATGTTGGGAGTGAATCAGCAATCACTGCTTCAAAAAAGTATAGACCAATGGGGTCGGATAATAAATACTCTACAAAGGCCTCCTCAGTCGATTCCTTTTCTGAAGTGGGGTCCAGTTGGAAAATCAGTTTGGTGATGGAAGAGGCGGCGTTGTTCTTCTTACGTTGCTTCTTTTTAGAGGAAGACGACAAAGAGTTTTCAAGCTTGATAATAAGCTGGATCACTGGTGAACTGACTTTATGAATAGCCAGTTCACGAGCACCCGATACACTGTCAATGTCTTCTGTAATAGCAGCAAGTGTTTCTTGTAGCTTTTCTTTGAAAGAGGATGGAACCTGGTATGCAGTTTCGAACTCGTCATTATCACTGATAGAGATCATTTTTCTGGCAATCTTAGACTTTTTACTTCGCAAAGCGGATTTAGTAGTTGTAGATGGCAGTTTAGATCCTGAAAGAACCAGTAACAATAGTCTCAGGACATGCGAAGCGTAATCATGGCTTGTCAAACTCTTGAATTCAGGTTTCAACTCGTCAACCATTCGGATAATTAAACTTTCCATGGTTACAAGATCGCCGTCATTAGTCTTGTAGGATGAAGTGGTTTCTTTATCAGCTCCCTGTTCGGCTTCTTCTGTGTTTTCCTTGTATAAATCAGCGGGATTGGCTGCCAACATCTCCTTCTCTACAAGAGCAGCACTACGGACCATGATTGTTTCGACACAGTGTGATGAGTACTTGTGTTTCGAAAGATTCAAAAAATGACCGGAAAAGGCCTTGAAAATAGCCAATAGCTGACGATTGTCTGCAAGTAGAATCAACCTCTCGACTAATTTTGAGCAGATTTGATTTGTCACGAGCTTCAACTCTTTTCCTCTAGCCTCGTCTAACACACCTGCAATGAATCCCATTCTCTCGTCGTTATTCGCAAAAGCATTAGCAGCCAGCGTCGACTCTGCTGACTTGAAGTATTCTAATTCGGTTCTGTCTACAATACCGAAAAATACAGACTGTTCGTGGCCAGCTCCTTCGCCCATGATCTGGTCGCCATCCTCGTCGACGCTTTTGCTCTTGTCAgacttttctttcttctgcttctctcttcttccacggcttttcttgactttagtttcttcttcaccaggTTCATTGATCTGGCCATTAATCTCGCTACCAGCTTCGCCAGCAGCTCCTTCTGTATCCACGAAGAAAGgagctggttcttctgAGTCTACCACATCATCATTCTTCactttctcttctttttcctttctgctctttttttctttcttctccttcttaTCCCGCTTTTCCTTCTTGTCTCTGGATTTATCTTTTGACATTTTCTCAACTGAATCCACTGACATTGCTGAGGGCTTTGGTCGGTCTCTCCAGATTCCCACTGgcatatataaatattttttgcaGCCGCAGGTTATCCGATAAGATAAGGGCAAGGGCACTATCGACTGTGAACTTCAAGCTGATGTGAATCTGACCACAAATACTTAGAAAGGGTCTATAATTTAGGGTCATTTTAAATAGCAAATATCTGATTACTGGATACAAAAATTTATCTAATAATATAACTTGGCTCTACTCGGCCAGTTCGTGAAGTATATACTCTGGTATAACTGCGACAAACTCTCAACATCAAGTATCCGATATGGTGTAATGGCTAGCACAGGACGCTCTCACCGTCCAGATCAGGGTTCGATTCCCTGTATCGGAGTGTATCTTTTTTGTCGTTTATCCTGTCTCGTTCTAAACGGAGCAGAAATTTTTTCATGTTCGAAAAGGCATAGAAGTAGCTGCAGCTGCGCCgtggaaaaaaaaatgcatgTCTGATCTCGGTCAAGTAATCTGCAATCAGTGATAAGCGGTGATTTTCTGACGGTCCCTGTTTTTGCTCCAGTCGCCAGTTTGTAGTCTAGGTTCTATGTACTTTGATAGTTGTTGACACTGAAACCATtgaattaaattaaaacataattaataaacAAATTAAAATCTTACATTCAATATCTTATCTTTAAGAGTTTAATAATTAGCTATTGCTTAACAATGTTACACATATACAAGTTGCATATTGTGGCAGTGGACAACCTCTAAAAATAGCCACAGACTGGAATATATCCCTTTTATTTTcctttcttttttgatcAAAAATAACAGGTTTCAATACCTCAAACTTTTTGTCAGTGCCTTTTTGGCTATTTACAAAAATCTACTGTCTCACCAAAGCTCTGACAAAATAGTTATCTCCGTCGTCGTTAGATCTCCGACGATCATCGGTTGTCACTGCCGAACTCAGATTTAGCATTGTTTCTCCTGCATATCTCATACTCTATTTCTGAAACCTATAAAGTAGTAAGGCACCCCTACCTATCTCATTAAAGTACATACATTTTATCATTTGGCAGGTCAAACGAATGTCAAACCTGCtaattcaagaagaaaggACTGGTTTATCTGTTCCACCTCCAGCCCAAGCTCCCATCACATTTGCTGGTAATATTGCAGACGAAATCGCCAATAAAGTATCAGAGAATCTTATCAACGGCGGACCCAGACCCATAGAACCCGATACAGAGAAACACAAAGTAATCACCAAGCATCAATACAGGATCTGGATAGTCCTTACTACGTTTTTAGTGGCTACTTTTCTTGCTGAAATGTAAGTGATGCGAAAATAACTGTGGTTCATGTAAAAATACTAACGCATGTTGCAGTGCCAGtctccttcttcatcttAGATTCTTTTGGGATTAATAAACCATAAATCAAATTAATCATGGCACAGTCTGTATCAATACCAAATCACAAGGTATTGTCCCGAAGAGGATATAACGCGTGGATTGGAATCACTGTCACGCTGGTGGTATTAGTATTTTTGCTCGCGTAAGTATTGAAACATTGCCTGAAGTGGAAATTAGTAGTGTTACTAACTATTCAAGTGTTGCGGATATTTTTATCTGATAGAAATGTACAACACCCCCGTAATTTTAGCTTTGTaatcttatttataaattgGATATTCCAATCTAATATATTAATTGGCATGATAAAAAGGAACTGCATGAACTTTAAACTGGACATAAAAAAAGGgaacagcaaaaaaaagatactCCGATACTGGGAATCGAACCCAGAACTGCTCGGTGAAAGCGAACCGTGCTAGCCGTTACACTATATCGGAAATTTCTTGGAAAGTTTGTTAATTGTTCCTATTTGAGGATTGTGTGGAGggtttattttattgtgGCAAGCAAGCATTGACCTGCATATTGCGAACCGAAAACGGCCCTACACTCTAAAAATTGAAGGATTATCTGAATAAATATCGAACAAACATTGCCagtgaaaaattattaCCAACTATAGTGAAAAAGTAGTTTAAAGATAAGCTATTagataaaaataaaaaaaacggGGGTTTAATAGACGCGATACAAGTTTGAATATGATTTGCTAAGGTCGTATGTCTCCATGATTGTGACAGGGTGATTTATCACCAGAAAGAAATTGTAAGATTCAATCCATCACAACAAGAATACAATAGATCAGTCTGGCGAATTGACCACTGAGAAACGAATTTAGGGCTTCCGGccactgaaaaattctCAAATATTATCTAGACTCCAATTTCGTCATCAACTTAACAGCAGAACTAAAAACtcgttatttattattattatttttgtgGCTTAGTTGCTAAGTCAATGGACATATTATAAAGAAGAATTTACTTGCATCTTAATTGTTATATCTACTTACGGTAAATGCCTCCACGACATCTAATTGTTTTTAACGTACTCATTTTTTGAGAGTGTTATCGCAGAAAAAGTACCAGAGCCAGGTGTGCTACAACCAGGTAGTCTTCAAAATAGCAGTCCCAGGAGTCAGCTGGAAATCTGATTAAcaatcttctttttattgTCAATAAAATATACAGTACAGGAGCTGTCATCCTCCAGAACATATGGCGAGGAAACGAATGTCTCGCGTCACCGACGTAAAAAGTAGTGGATAGCAAAAGTTCATTATAATCGACTCAGAAGCTCTATATTCGATACTAATTGACTCCAGGACTCAGTATAAGAAGATATTGACTTTGaaatactttttttttcgacTCAAATGGGGTGTAAAACGGGTTCAATCTAACGGAGAGATTAACCTCAAAACCAAGCTGGGTGAAAGAGTTTCCGTAAAGGTTCTGTGGTGTAGTGGTTATCACGTATCGTTCACATTAAGTGCATATCTTCTGATATGTATTCGATGATGCCGATAAGGTCACGAGTTCGACCCTCGTCAGGATCAtgatttatttctttttgttttttaaataaaattcaaattttttggttttccTTTTGCAATTAGTCAATACAAAAATGCTATTGTAGATTTAAATTCACAAGTTTTAATATAAAACACAAACAGTGGGTTTCTAGCTACCACGCGTTGTTAAACGGCTggtatttatttgtttacttttGAATGCATGGCAATGCCGATCTTGAAATCAGAACCCAACTTCTTACAGTTTACACTACACTCACACTTTCATACAAAATGAAATCCAAAAAGAATCTGTATTCATTAGAAACACGTCTAGAAACATTTAGTGGAACATGGCTTCATGGGTCGAAATCAagagccaagaaaaatCATGTTTCATGGCCTCATGTAAAACCCACGTCGAGCCAAATGGCGGCAGCGGGATTTTATTTCAATCCGAGCGTAGATAGCAAGGATAATGCTACTTGTTTCATTTGCCAACATTCATTAGATGGCTGGGAATCAGAGGATGACCCAATACAAGAACATCTGGCACATGCTTCAAGTTGTCCATGGGCTCAATTATGCGGTAGACCTTGGAtggttgatgaagatgttgaaCCAGAGACATTATACGACACTATTTATAATCCACATACTGAAGAATCGTTAAATGCTCGTCTCGAGACATTTGCAGGATGCTGGCCACATGATTCAAAAAAAGGTTGGATTCCTATCAGTTTGAATATGGCCAAAGCAGGTTTCTTCTACTCGTCGGCcactgttgatgatgatgttgcCAAGTGTGCTTATTGTGAAATGGAATTGGATGGATGGGAGATGAGAGATGATCCAATACTGGAACATAAAAGAAGAAACGAACAgtgtcttttttttacaaCTGAGCCTCCACTGGGTAGTGAAGACGCAGAACCAATAAAGCATGCCCAGAGCACACGAGGTCGTAAGGTTTCTATTGGTACTGAGACAGCTTCGGATAAAGTGCCTGCAGCAAAGAAAGGGCAGAAGAGACCAAGTACAGCAGGCTCAGAAGATAGTGAAGAGccacaaacaaaaaagaaaaaaacgACAAAGAAAACCAAGACCCCAGCTCCTAAGACACCAAAGGAAGGTAACCTTCGACTTTCAATTTTTGAGGATAGCGACGAGGATATGGCAGATGAGCCACTTACGACAGCAGAGATACCCCAAAAGTTACGAGGTTTTTCGACTTCAACACCTCGCAAAAGCGTACCAGGTGCCAAAGATTCGAACAATTCAACTGTAGAGGACGTCTCATTGCATATTCCTGGGGGATTCCCCAAAGGAAAGAGAAGGCTCATGAAGAGAAAGAGTAGTGAACCTAAAAGGGCGTTTGATTTGAGTTTTAGAGAGGTAGAGGTGAAGTCATTACAACCAGATAAGTTGGATGATCAGCCAGGAGAGGTTTTAAAGAGAACGAAGCAGGTATTAGTGGAAAGCGTCGAGGAGGTTATTGAGCCAATCGAAGAGCCCGTTGGCGAACCCGTTGATGAGCCGGTTGAAGAGTCAGCCGAAGAGCTAGTTGATGAGCCGGTTGAAGAGTCAGCCGAAGAGCCAGTTGAAGAGCCAGTTGAAGAGTCAGTCGAAGAGCCAGTCGAGGAGCCAGTCGAAGAGCCAGTCGAGGAGCCAGTCGAAGGGCCAGGCGAAGAGCCAGTCGAAGAGCCAGTCGAGGAGCCAGTCGAAGAGCCAGTCGAGGAGCCAGTCGAAGAGCCAGTCGAGGAGCCAGTCGATGAGCCGGTTGAAGAGCCAGTAGAAGAGTCAATTGAGGAGCCAGTTGATGAGCCAGTTGAAGATCCAGTTGAGGAAGCAGTCAAGGAGATCAAGGAACCATTCGAGGTGTCAATCGAGGAACCCGTCGAGGAGCCAGTCAAGGAGCCAATCGAGGAACCAGCTGAGGAACCAGTCGAAGAGCTAGTCAAGGAACCAGCTGAGGAGCCAGTTGAAGAGCCAGCTGAGGAAACTGTTACAGACCCTATCCAAGTGGACACCGAATCAATGCATAAAGAAAACCAATACCcatcagaaacagcagaacCTACACCAGATGAATCGGAAGCTCCAGATCTATCCTCTAATTGGACAATACTAAGCTCTTCTACTCAGTCAGAACAGTACGAACTACCAGATCCTCAAACTCCCCCTAAACAACTAGAAACAGTGCCACTCTGGGATCCAATTGACGTGGACAGAGTGTTTTCAGTGCTAAACGAAATGAATTCGACAACAGAACTTGAATACGCCAAGGAACTTCCTCCATCCATGCTGGATACAACTGTCATCAACTGGCTTAGCAGGAATGGTGAAAATGCAGAAGCAgatttgatgaagaaatgcGAATCACTCGTTGAAAAGTATCGCAGCGAAGGAGAAAGAGCACTCGCAGCAATCATGAACTTGCCAACTATTGACTAACTCACCATGTTTTACATTTACGACTGAATGACTCAACTCTGACACGACCATATAAACGTATGAACatgatatatttatatatatatattttattgcTTATGTTGGCAAAAAAGATTAGTAAACATTGCAGAAAATTGATTTGCTTTTAAATATAACAATAGATATCTTTTTGTCATTAATGAGATTTCATTGCATGCTGATGTCAGCATTTTTTTGGTACTTTTGGAAGTGTCTTCTATAAGGAATTTGTGGTTAAATATCTCTTCGGAGATTGGGCCGCTCATAAATAGACGAAGGTACATAGCCACCCATGTTTGAATTCATAATTCCCtgaggaggtggaggagggggCATGAAACCAGGACCCTTGTTGAAATATTCAGGAATCTGACCAGGACCCGACATTGGTCCAGAACCAACATTAGTGGCCAAGGCTCCGTCAActggatattgatattgttgaggTCCATTATTGTTCAGCATAAGTTGATCAAACTGTTGATTGAAGGCAGCCATATTTGTTTCATAAGGCACGGGAACAGATTGTTCTTGGAAAGAATCGTATCCGTACACGCCATTATCAAAAATTTGATGAGACATCATTGGTTGAGGTTTAGCAGACACTTGTGAGTAAAAcagttgctgttgttgtggttgaagttgctgctgttgatgctgatgatgttgtggttgttgaagttgtggCTGGATCTTTTGATGAGTAGGCACAGACACTCTAGAATTACCACCATTACCGATATTTGTAGTGCTGAGACCACTTCTACGCTTGGTTGGTGATTGTTGGAAGCTGTTTGCAGCTCCTGACCCGTTAGAATTGTTGCCGTTACCATTGCTAGGGGTATTACTAGATCTTGTAGAAAGTCCAACTTCATCCATCAATCGCTTGTAACCCTGGCTTGGTAAGGCTTTATTAGCAATGAGAATCTTGCGAATCTTATTCAAAGCCACCTGGCGATCCTGTCCTTCAAGCAACAACGGTGCCGAAACAATCTTATATACAAATGAAGCACCGTGAGAAGGATCACTAATAATTTCATCAAGGATCTTGTCGCTATCAGAATAAAACAAGATGTCAAATAGCAATTGACGAGCTCCAGATTCAGCTTTGTAGTTGACGACCTTTAACACCGTCAAAGAAGCCAATTTATGGGTGCACAAAGCCACAATATCGGGAGTTAATCTTGGAGCCAGAATCAAGTGACGATTGGGCAATGTACAAGTATCCAGGAACCAAGTAAGCAATAGAGCACCATTAGTATTAGTGGCGAGTTGAACA from Sugiyamaella lignohabitans strain CBS 10342 chromosome D, complete sequence includes the following:
- the MRP8 gene encoding Mrp8p (hypothetical protein; undergoes sumoylation; transcription induced under cell wall stress; protein levels are reduced under anaerobic conditions; protein abundance increases in response to DNA replication stress; originally thought to be a mitochondrial ribosomal protein based on sequence analysis; GO_component: GO:0005737 - cytoplasm [Evidence IEA,IEA]; GO_component: GO:0005737 - cytoplasm [Evidence IDA] [PMID 14562095]; GO_function: GO:0003674 - molecular_function [Evidence ND]; GO_process: GO:0008150 - biological_process [Evidence ND]), whose product is MSSAGKSVEPVTVESLKVEVEKLATQVRKNTNAIIDTGRHVLSIQIEHEKQLLAKEGLSETREVATGTGSGVTGAGGAGSSVIDSKSYRERKRDIDLDSDDEVDDRGAGRSGGQGGSNDAITSEDIVDLVTELQGQLDMLDERSVRRTANAFVAAESDPIAPLPGRDGEFPAETESFPATLGEFKALDTSQVEFWLKWYELLPPDEEELAQLLDRAGATLEDVGQPASTAPKPEPSIDETNANFDSLARFLGIRARRTKGVW
- the NOP9 gene encoding Nop9p (Essential subunit of U3-containing 90S preribosome; involved in production of 18S rRNA and assembly of small ribosomal subunit; also part of pre-40S ribosome and required for its export into cytoplasm; binds RNA and contains pumilio domain; GO_component: GO:0030686 - 90S preribosome [Evidence IDA] [PMID 17956976]; GO_component: GO:0005730 - nucleolus [Evidence IEA]; GO_component: GO:0005730 - nucleolus [Evidence IDA] [PMID 14562095]; GO_component: GO:0005730 - nucleolus [Evidence IDA] [PMID 14690591]; GO_component: GO:0005730 - nucleolus [Evidence IDA] [PMID 17956976]; GO_component: GO:0005634 - nucleus [Evidence IEA]; GO_component: GO:0005634 - nucleus [Evidence IDA] [PMID 14562095]; GO_component: GO:0005634 - nucleus [Evidence IDA] [PMID 14690591]; GO_component: GO:0030688 - preribosome, small subunit precursor [Evidence IDA] [PMID 17956976]; GO_function: GO:0003723 - RNA binding [Evidence IEA]; GO_function: GO:0003723 - RNA binding [Evidence IDA] [PMID 17956976]; GO_function: GO:0003729 - mRNA binding [Evidence IDA] [PMID 23222640]; GO_process: GO:0000480 - endonucleolytic cleavage in 5'-ETS of tricistronic rRNA transcript (SSU-rRNA, 5.8S rRNA, LSU-rRNA) [Evidence IMP] [PMID 17956976]; GO_process: GO:0000447 - endonucleolytic cleavage in ITS1 to separate SSU-rRNA from 5.8S rRNA and LSU-rRNA from tricistronic rRNA transcript (SSU-rRNA, 5.8S rRNA, LSU-rRNA) [Evidence IMP] [PMID 17956976]; GO_process: GO:0000472 - endonucleolytic cleavage to generate mature 5'-end of SSU-rRNA from (SSU-rRNA, 5.8S rRNA, LSU-rRNA) [Evidence IMP] [PMID 17956976]; GO_process: GO:0006364 - rRNA processing [Evidence IEA]; GO_process: GO:0000056 - ribosomal small subunit export from nucleus [Evidence IMP] [PMID 17956976]; GO_process: GO:0042254 - ribosome biogenesis [Evidence IEA]), producing MPVGIWRDRPKPSAMSVDSVEKMSKDKSRDKKEKRDKKEKKEKKSRKEKEEKVKNDDVVDSEEPAPFFVDTEGAAGEAGSEINGQINEPGEEETKVKKSRGRREKQKKEKSDKSKSVDEDGDQIMGEGAGHEQSVFFGIVDRTELEYFKSAESTLAANAFANNDERMGFIAGVLDEARGKELKLVTNQICSKLVERLILLADNRQLLAIFKAFSGHFLNLSKHKYSSHCVETIMVRSAALVEKEMLAANPADLYKENTEEAEQGADKETTSSYKTNDGDLVTMESLIIRMVDELKPEFKSLTSHDYASHVLRLLLLVLSGSKLPSTTTKSALRSKKSKIARKMISISDNDEFETAYQVPSSFKEKLQETLAAITEDIDSVSGARELAIHKVSSPVIQLIIKLENSLSSSSKKKQRKKNNAASSITKLIFQLDPTSEKESTEEAFVEYLLSDPIGLYFFEAVIADSLPTSTVNRLYVQYIQHRLDKLIKRDSVANFIFPALLKKLPPVQSKEIIDCAVPVLDILINSNNLLIVKAVLSSASSHGYKVKDLATVIKNKYSCTNSSEFLEKLLKLEGSTLGNTRDQDWPTAEERHRALFVESLIAFSPEFLKDISEGFIDLPEEKLIQVTKHSIFSHVLQSCLLPEVDIIVRRRLLNNLTTNVVDLACNAYASHIVDAMWKYTFKLKHFRERIADQLVNDATTVKNSIYGKLVWKNWELEKYVRRRFEWWSLVKQQEDALAESLGQSRSAVESKQRRPEPKQQPPFKRGPPGRTPYGPPRHKQKPYDRPSTA